Within the Polymorphobacter megasporae genome, the region TCAGCCGCATCCTGTACCGCTTCTACGACATCGAGCGCGGCAGCGTAACGATAGACGGGCAGGACCTCCGCAGTGTGACGCAGGACTCCTTGCGCCGTGCAATCGGCATCGTCCCGCAGGATACCGTGCTGTTCAACGACACGATCGGCTACAACATCGGCTACGGCCGCCCCGATGCGACGCAGGCGCAGATCGAGGCGGCGGCGCGCGAGGCGGCGATCCACGACTTCATCATGGGGCTGCCCGATGGCTATAAGTCGACCGTCGGCGAGCGCGGCCTGAAGCTGTCGGGGGGCGAGAAGCAGCGTGTCGCGATCGCGCGGACTATCCTCAAGGATCCCGCGATCCTGATCCTCGACGAGGCGACGAGCGCGCTCGATTCGGGCACCGAAGCGGAAATCCAGGACTCGTTACGCGCGGTGTCGCGAAGCCGGACGACGCTCGTCATCGCCCACCGCCTGTCGACGATTGTCGATTCGGACCAGATTCTCGTCATGGCCGAGGGCCGGATTGCCGAGCGCGGGACGCACGGCGCGCTGCTGGTGCAGAACGGCATCTACGCCGAGATGTGGGCGCTCCAGCAGGCCGAGGACGAGGACGCGGGGCAGCTGCAGGCGGCGGAATAGACCGCCAGCCGCGCATCCTTGCGCGGCTTCGAAGCCCGACGCATTGTCGCACCCTGACTTCGGGGGATTTTGGCATGAAGCGTTCGGTCTATTTCGGCGGCGTTGCCGTCCTGCTCGCCACTACTGCCGCGGCTCAGGTCCCCGCCGCAGACCTCGCCAAGCCGCCCGCGACGGCCACGCACTTCATCATTGAATCGACCGGCGGCAAGCATGGCGATTCGTACGTCTGGACGACCGCCGACGGCACCCGGATGGGGCGCGAGAGCATGAACCTGCGCGGACAGGTGTGGGAAACCGACATGTCGGGCAAGCCGGGCGCCGACGGCTTCCCCGCGACGATGACGATCCGCGGCGTCGCCCCGACCGGCGATGTCGCCGAGACCTTCGCCGTCGCCGACGGCACCGCGACATGGACCAGCCCAATCGACAAGGGCCAAGCGCCGTTCTCGGGCCACGCGTTCTACGCGTCGCAGGGCGGGCCGGCGGCGACCAACCTGTGGTTGCTCGAGCAGCTTCTCGCGAGTCCCGACAAGTCGCTCGACTTGCTACCCGGCGGCAAGGCGCACGCGGCGAAGCTGACGAGCGTCGAGGTCGGCGAGGGCAAGGCGAAGCAGACCGTCACTTTATGGGCGGTGTCGGGGCTATCGACCTCGCCCTTCCCGTTCTGGGCGGACGCCAAGGATCATGTCTTCGCGACGACCTTCGGCATCGGCTGGCTGCCCGAGGCGTATGCGGGCGAGCAGGCGAAGCTCGAAAAGGCACAGGCCGCCGCGCTCGCCGAACAGGCCCCGGCGCTGGCGAAGTCGCTGGTGACGATCCCGCCGGCGCCTGTCGCGTTCGTCAACGTCAAGATGTTCGACGCCGACCGGGTGCGCTTCCTCACCAACCAGACCGTCGTCGTCGACAAGGGGCTGATCGTCGCGGTCGGCCCGGCGGCGTCGGTCAAGGTCCCGAGCGGGGCGCAGGTGATCGAGGGCCACGGCCTGACACTCGTGCCCGGCCTGTGGGATTGCCACATGCACGTCGGCGACGATTATACCGGGCCGCAGGAGCTCTCGCTCGGCGTCACTTCGGTCCGCGATCCGGGCAACGACGATCTCAAGACGATCGACCGGCGCGAGCGCGCCGCCAAGGGCGTACTGCTGTTCCCGCATGTCTATCCGTCGTCGCTGATCGACGGCAAGGGGCCGTACACCGCGCAGGTGGCAAACGTCGCGACGAGCGAGGCGGAGGCGATCAAGCTCGTCGATCGGGCGCACGATAACGCCTTCACCGGGGTCAAGTTCTACGGCACCTTCGACCCGGCGTGGCTGCCCGCGACGATCGCCGAGGCGCACAAGCTCGGCCTCCACGTCCACGGCCACATCCCGCATGGGATTCGCACCTCTGTCGCGATCGCCGACGGTTACGACGAAGTCACCCACATCAACTGGATCGTGATGGAGGGCGTCCCCGAAAGCGCGCTGGCCACCGACAACGGCATCGGCCGCTTCGAAGCGCCCGGGCGCTATGCCAAGGACATGAACCTCGACAGCCCGGCGATGACGGGGCTGATTGCGACGATGGCGGCGAAGCACATTTATTCGGACCCGACGATGGTGACCTTCGAAGCGTTGTACGTCCCCGACAACGGCGACCTGTCGCCGGCCTACGCGCCCTTTGCGGGAACGCTCCCGCCGACGACCGAGCGGGGCTTCCGCAGCGGCGGCTTCGCGGTGCCGAAAGACCTGACGCGCGCCGACTACCGTGCGAGCTGGGCGAAGATGGTGACGCTGCTCGGCAAGATGCACAAGGCGGGGGTGCCGATCGTCGCCGGAACCGACGGGTCGGGGATCGAGATCATCCGCGAGCTCGAGATTTACCAACAGGCGGGTTTTACCCCCGCCGAAGCGCTCGCGGCGGCGACGATCGTCCCCGCGCGACTGGTCGGGCAGGACAAGCACACCGGCTCGATCAAGGTCGGCAAGACTGCCGATCTCGCGCTGGTCGAAGGCGACCCCTCGGTCCGGATCGGCGATCTGCGTCAGACCCGGCTGGTGATGCTCGACGGTAAATTGCTCAACGCCGATGCGCTCAGGACCGCGGCTGGATATTCGGGCCGCCCCAAATAAGCACGTCAACTTTTTTGTGCGTTATCGTACTGTCTAGTTCAATTGCGGAATTAATCGTGTTTTTGCCGAAACGGCGTGCTCGCAATTATTGCGCGGAAAAGCGATTAATTTGAACAAAATCAGACTGTTACACACTATTTCGTGCATCTCGGGAACGGAATAGTAGAATTGCCATTCTTGATTTTTGTCAACGATACATCGCTAGTCAAAAACGATCGTGCAGCTCCAAATAAAAAGGGGCGGACCTTACGGCCCGCCCCCTCATCATAATCGTCTTGATGATTACGGCATCAACACGGTATCGATGACGTGGATCACGCCATTCGACTGATAAACGTCGGCGATCGTGACGGTCGCCATGCCGCCCTTCGCGTCGGTCAGCATGAGCTTCTTGCCCATCATCTTCGCGGTCAGCGGCTCGCCCTGAACGGTGGTCAGCGTCGCGGTGCCGTGACCCGCCTTGATCGCTGCGGCGATTGCCTTCGAGTCCATCGATCCCGAAATGACGTGGTACGTCAGGATCTTGGTCAGCGTGTCCTTGTTCTCAGGCTTGACCAGCGTGTCGACCGTGCCGGCAGGCAGCTTGTTGAAGGCAGCGTTGGTGGGCGCGAAGACGGTGAACGGACCCGGGCCCGAAAGCGTCGGGACGAGGCCGGCGGCCTTGACCGCGGCGACGAGCGTCGTGTGATCCTTCGAATTCGCAGCGTTCTCGACGATGTTCCGCGACGGCAACATCGCCGCACCGCCAACCATCACGCTCTTGGTGTGCATCATCTCGGCATTCGCCGAGATCGCGAGGCCGCTGGCGGCGACCGCGAACAAGGCAGCGCGGAAAGCGCCGTTGGTGATCTTCATGAAAAGCTCCCTCGGGATATCGTCCGTTGGTGGACACCGCGAGCTACGTTCGACCGATCGTATCGGTTGCGTCCGAACGATTCAGATCGGCGCGAGCTTGCCGGCTGCGACGACAGGTCCCGTCGGCGCGCCCGTACGCGATCCGCCGGGGGGCTCGAGGCTGATCGCCAACGTCGCGCCGCTACTCATCTCGGCGCGCAACGCGGCCGGAATACGGTGCGCTTGCGGATCCTTGAGGTCGATCACGCCGAGCGATCGCGGTGCGTCCTTGCCGACGATGATCCAGAGCTCAGGGGTCAGGCCCCGGCTCGAATCGGCAGCGGCCGGAGTCAGGATCACCGCGCCACGCGCCGGATCGTAGGTCGCCGTGATCAGCACTGCCTTGCTACTGTCGGTCGCTGCCATCGACGCCGCGAGCAACGCGCCCGGCGGCTGCACCACCAGAGCCGGCACCGGTGCCGGGCCAGGGCGGCTGACGAGCAGCGCGATCGCGATTGCCGCAACGCCGCTCGCGCCGAACGCAACCGCACGCCAGACCGCCAGCGGCGCCCATAGCGATTTCGATGCCGCCGGGGTGCGCGAGGCGGCAACGCGGAACAGCTCGTGATCGACCGCATCCCAGACCGCACGCGGGGCTTCGACCGGCGCGATTGCATCGGCCAGCGGAGCAAGTCGTGCCTGCCAGTCGGAAACTTCGCGCGCGAATGCCGGATCGCTCCGCAGGCGCAGCTCGGCACGCCGCATCGTTTGACCGTCGAGCGCGCCCAACGCGAAGTCGAGCGCCAAGGCCGCTTCGGAGCCTTCGGGAATCTCGTCGGTCATGCCTCGAGCGCCGTCCGCATCCGCATCAGCCCACGCCGGACCCAGCTTTTCAAAGTCCCGATCGGCACACCCTCGCGATCGGACATCGCCTCATACGTCAGGCCCTCGAAGTAAGCACTCCGAATGATCGCGGCGTGCTTGGGATCGAGTGTCGCAAGCGCCGCATTGACGCGCTTCGCATCATTGTGAGCGTCGATCACGACATCGGCACCGGGCGCGGTGTCGCGCACCTCCGCAGCGTCATCGAGCGTCGTCGTCGGGCGGCTGCCGCGCGCGCGCAGGCGGTCGATCGCACGGTTGCGCGCGATCGTGACCATCCATGTGATCGGGCTGGCACGCGTCGCGTCGAACTCCGCCGCCTTGCGCCAAACTGTGATGTAAACTTCCTGGAGCACGTCTTCCGCCTCGCCCCTTTCGAGCAAGATACGGAGGATAACACCAAACAGCTTCGCCGACGTCGCTTCGTAAAGCATCTTTAATGCATTGCGGTCTCCCGCGCCGATGCGGTCGAGCATCGACACCAGCCCCGCCGTGCCGCTCACGCGGTCTTTATCTGCATTTTGATCGGCCCCTCTGCACGGCCATTTACGAATTGATCGACGTATTCGTTCCCGCTGGCATCGATTTTTGCGACGGGGCCGTTCCAGATCATCCGTCCAGAATAAAGCATGGCGATCCGGTCGGCAATCTTGCGCGCGCTCGCCATGTCGTGGGTGATCGTCAGCGCGGTGATCTTGAGGTCACGGACGAGGTCGACGATCAGGTCGTTGATGACGTCGGCCATGATCGGATCGAGCCCGGTGGTCGGCTCGTCGAAAAAGATTATTTCAGGCCGCACCGCAATCGCACGCGCCAGCGCGACGCGCTTCTGCATACCCCCCGACAGCTCCGACGGCCGCAAATCGGCGATGTCGGCACCGAGCCCGACCTGTGCGAGATTGTCGATCGCCGCCGCCCTGAGCGACGCCGCGCCGCGCCCGCGCGGCAGTGCGAAGCTGACGTTGCGCCAGACGGGGAGCGAATCGAAGAGCGCGCCGCCCTGAAACAGCATCCCGAACTTCGCACGGTGGTCGGCGAGCGCACGACCTTGGAGATTGGTGACCTCGACCCCGTCGACCTTGATGCTTCCCGAATCGACCTTGAGCAGCCCAAGGATCGATTTTATCAGCACCGACTTGCCGGTCCCCGACCCGCCGATGACGACCATCGAGGTGCCCGCCGCAATCTCGAGATCGACCCCGGCGAGGACGATTTTCGACCCGAAGCGCTTGTGGACGCCGCTGAGCTCGATCTTGTTCATCAGCCGCCGCCAAAGACGATGACGGTGATGATCAGGTTCGACATCAGGATCAGGATGAACGCGCTGACGACGGCGTTGGTCGTCGCCTTGCCGACCCCGGCCGCGCCGCCGTTCGAATGAAAGCCGTGGTAGCAGCCCATCAGCGCGATGATGAAGCCGAACACCGCCGCCTTGACCATCGACGAGACGACGTCGTCGGTCTTGAGGAACGAGACCGTCGTCCGGATATAGCCCGCGCCGTTGAAGTTGAGCCGGTACGTCGCCAGCAGATACCCGCCAAGGACACCGATGATGTTCGACACCAGCACGAGCAGCGGCATGACCACGACCGCGGCAACGACGCGCGGCGCGATCAGGTAGCGATACGGATCGGTCCGCAGGGTCGTCAGGGCGTCGATCTGTTCGGTCACCCGCATCGTCCCGAGCTCGGCCGCCATCGCCGACGACACCCGCCCCGCGACCATCAATCCGCCGAGCACCGGGCCCAACTCACGGACGATACCGATCACCGTCACCGCCGGCACCGTCGACGAAGCGTTGAAGCGGCTGCCGCCGATGAAAATCTGCTGCGCCAGCGCCGAACCGGTAAACAGCGCGGTCATGCCGACGACGGGCAGCGAGAAATAGCCGATGACGATCATCTGCTCGGCGAGCCGCGCCGGATAATATGGCGGCAGCAGCGCGCGGGTGATCGCCTCCCACGCGAACATCACGACCCGCCCGACCGACGCAAGGCCGCCAAGGACGAAGCGTCCGATCGCGCGGAGCACACCGAGGATATCGTGGGGAACGCCGGTCATTGGTATGCACGCGCATAGCGGTGGCCGAGGCCGGTTAGCAACTCATACCGCGACCGCCCCGAAGCCGCCGCCGCGCGGACGAGGTCGAAATCGACGCGCAGCCATCCGCCCTCGGTCACATCCGCGCCGGTGACGTCGACCGCAACGAGGTCCATCGACACACGTCCGATCACCGGACACGCAACGTCGCCGGCAAAGGCTTGGCCGATGTTCGACATCGCCCTCGGGTAGCCGTCGGCGTAACCGATGTTGAGCACGGCGACGCGAGTCGGACGCGCCGCGATCCACGTTGCCCCATAGCCGACGCTGTCGCCGGGAGCGATGTCGCGGACCTGGACCACCCGCGCGGCCAGCCCCGCGACCGGGGCAGCTCCGGCGGTGCCGCCGTACAGCCCGATGCCGGGGCGGGTCAGTCCGAACGCATAGTCGGGGCCGAGCATGATCCCCGACGAATTCGCGAGGCTGGTGCGACGAGCGGGGACTGCGGCGACGACCTCGCGGAAGGCGGCGAGCTGGCGCGCGTTCATCGGATCAGCGGGGGATTCGGCGCACGCGAGGTGGCTGTGGAGCGTGTCGATCGCCAGCCCGTCTAGCAGCCCGAGATCGGCGCGCGCGAGGCCGAGCCGGTTGATGCCGGTATCGACCATGACGTCGCACGGCCGGGTCGTCGCGCTGCGCCAGGCGGCGACCTGCGCCGGCGTGCACAGCACCGGGACCGCGGCGGACTCGAGCGCGGTCGCCAGCTCATCGTGCTGGACGCCGTGGAGGACCGCGAGCCGCGCGCCGTCGGGCATTGCCCCGAGCGCCGCCACCTCGGCCCACGATGCGACGAAGAAATCGCGGCACCCGGCGCGGGCGAGCGCGGACACGATCTCGACCGCGCCGAGTCCGTACGCATCGGCCTTGACCGCCGCCCCGCACGTGGCCGCGCCCGACGCGTGCGCAAGGTGCCGCCAGTTATCGGCGAGCGCGCCGAGATCGATCGTCAGGCGGAGATTGGCGGTATCCATTTTCGCCCCCGCGCTTACGCGACGACGCGCGCGGAAGGCAAACCTCCCGCGCGCGTCTGCGATGTCCGATGTCGACGCGGCGGTGCCGCGGTGGCCGTGGCCGCCGTCCCCGCGGGGACGGCGGCGGCAACATCAAGCGGCGACGACGCGCGCCATCGGGCGGCGGGTGGCGAGCCCGACGAGGCCGAAGCCGGCGAGCAGCAGCGCCCACTCGCCCGGTTCCGGGATCGTCGCGGCGATCCGCTCAATGCTCGCCGTCGCGCCGATCGACGAAAAGTCGGCGAAGGTCGGCTTGTAGGTCGTGCCAGTCAGCCGGAAGTAAGCCGAAGCATAGTCGGTCGGCAGGACCGACGACGTGTTCAGCGAGCCAAAGGTATTGCCGGACACGACGTTGTTCGACCCGCCAATGACATTCAAGTTGACGAAGTGGGGCGCACCGGGCTGCGACGACAGGAAGTTGTTGGTGATGAAGCTATCGACGCAGCCATAGCAGGCGACGCCCTGCGACATCAGGCCGTTGATGATGTTCCCCGTCATGGTGATGCGCAGGCTACCCGTCGCGGACCCCAGGAATGAGGTGAATCCCTGGGTCATGCCGGTCGCGATATTATCGATGACCTTGATGTCCGACTGGACAGGCAGTCCGCCGGTGCTGGCAAGCTGGACGCAATCAGGGTGCGCGCCCGCCTGCGGCTTGCTGCCGCTGCAGCTATTGTTGGCGATGACCACATTATGGTCGTTGTACGCATCGTAGCCGTCCTTCGTCGCGCCGACGACCTTGTTACCGGTCAGCGTGATGTAGCTCGATCCGGTGACGCCGACTCCGACGCCGACGTTGGTGAAGGTCGAGTTCGTCACACTTGCATTGGTGACACCCTCCAGCCCGACTCCGGTTTCGCCGTCGGTGCCGCTTGCCACCACGGTGAGCTTGTCAAAGGAAAGGTTGCTGCTTTTGTAGACGACAATCCCTCGGCCGTACGCCGTCGGACCGCCCGTCGAGTCGTACCGTCCACCAACGACCTTGATATTATTGACCGACTGAAACTTGAGCGTCCCGATGAAGGTCGCTTTCGTTGCATCGATCGTGATCGCCTTCGTGGCGGTCTTATTCTGGAGCGACGTGGTGCCGGCAAACGTCCCCGACAGCCGGATGGTGTCGCCGCTCACCGCCGTCTTCCAGATGCTCATTATGGTCGAAGATGTCGCATAGAGGATTTTTGCGTCTGCCGGAATCGACACGCCGACGGCACAGACAAGAGCAAAATGCTTAATAAGCTTAATCATAATACGCAACTCCACAAATACACACGTTACTATTTTATAAACAACTCTCCGACCGTATGCTCTTCGAACTGCTTCCCTGTTACTATGAGGCCCAACTGTCCGTACCCCCAGCTACGAGATTGGTTGCACGATTCACAGAGTAGAAAAGTGGTTTATCCAAATTAGTATTCAATCTTGTCATTTAGACTCTGTGATTTGCAGTACGAATAAATTCTGTACTTTGCTGTGCCGACGGATGCGTTGATAATATGTTTACGAGCTGCAGAGAGGGTCGTACCCGACTCACAGATCGCATCCGATGTTGCGTATATCAGAGACATGACTGTCCTAGCGACGCAGCGCCCCACGCCGCGTCCGCCGTCATCAAGTAATCGTCTGTTAAGGGACGCTCAGCGGGCGAGAGCGATCAGCGTACGACAAGTGTACGCAACGTGACCGCAGAAGCGATCGTCAGCTGCCAGTCATGAGTAGTCGCGCGTTGCGCGGGTCAGTCGTACCGCTCGGGCAGATACGCATCGTTAGCCCGGTCGCTGAATTTTGTCGTCGTCTTGTGGAATGTAAGTGGCACAGTACCGGTCGAGCCGTGGCGCTGCTTGGCAACGATGACTTCGGCAAGTCCGTGAAGCTTCTCGGCGCGCTCTTTCCACTTGGCGTATTTCTCGATGTCTTCTTCGTCAGGCTGCTTCATCGCGTGATAATATTCTTCGCGATAGATAAACAGGACGATGTCGGCGTCCTGCTCGATCGTCCCCGATTCACGCAAGTCGGCGAGCTGCGGCCGCTTGTCCTCGCGGTTCTCGACCGCACGGCTGAGCTGCGACAGCGCGAGCACCGGCACCTCGAGCTCTTTCGCCAGCGTCTTCAATCCGCGGGTGATCTCGGAGATTTCCTGGACGCGATTCTCGTTCGCCGACTTCGCCGACCCCTGGAGGAGCTGGAGATAGTCGACGACGATGATCCCGACCCCCTTCTGGCGCTTCAACCGCCGCGCCCGCGTCCGCAGCGCCGCGATCGACAGCGCCGGCGTGTCGTCAATGTAGAGCGGCAGCTCGCTCAACTGCCCCGCGGCGCGCGCGAGGCTGTTGAA harbors:
- a CDS encoding amidohydrolase family protein, with amino-acid sequence MKRSVYFGGVAVLLATTAAAQVPAADLAKPPATATHFIIESTGGKHGDSYVWTTADGTRMGRESMNLRGQVWETDMSGKPGADGFPATMTIRGVAPTGDVAETFAVADGTATWTSPIDKGQAPFSGHAFYASQGGPAATNLWLLEQLLASPDKSLDLLPGGKAHAAKLTSVEVGEGKAKQTVTLWAVSGLSTSPFPFWADAKDHVFATTFGIGWLPEAYAGEQAKLEKAQAAALAEQAPALAKSLVTIPPAPVAFVNVKMFDADRVRFLTNQTVVVDKGLIVAVGPAASVKVPSGAQVIEGHGLTLVPGLWDCHMHVGDDYTGPQELSLGVTSVRDPGNDDLKTIDRRERAAKGVLLFPHVYPSSLIDGKGPYTAQVANVATSEAEAIKLVDRAHDNAFTGVKFYGTFDPAWLPATIAEAHKLGLHVHGHIPHGIRTSVAIADGYDEVTHINWIVMEGVPESALATDNGIGRFEAPGRYAKDMNLDSPAMTGLIATMAAKHIYSDPTMVTFEALYVPDNGDLSPAYAPFAGTLPPTTERGFRSGGFAVPKDLTRADYRASWAKMVTLLGKMHKAGVPIVAGTDGSGIEIIRELEIYQQAGFTPAEALAAATIVPARLVGQDKHTGSIKVGKTADLALVEGDPSVRIGDLRQTRLVMLDGKLLNADALRTAAGYSGRPK
- a CDS encoding fasciclin domain-containing protein codes for the protein MKITNGAFRAALFAVAASGLAISANAEMMHTKSVMVGGAAMLPSRNIVENAANSKDHTTLVAAVKAAGLVPTLSGPGPFTVFAPTNAAFNKLPAGTVDTLVKPENKDTLTKILTYHVISGSMDSKAIAAAIKAGHGTATLTTVQGEPLTAKMMGKKLMLTDAKGGMATVTIADVYQSNGVIHVIDTVLMP
- a CDS encoding anti-sigma factor gives rise to the protein MTDEIPEGSEAALALDFALGALDGQTMRRAELRLRSDPAFAREVSDWQARLAPLADAIAPVEAPRAVWDAVDHELFRVAASRTPAASKSLWAPLAVWRAVAFGASGVAAIAIALLVSRPGPAPVPALVVQPPGALLAASMAATDSSKAVLITATYDPARGAVILTPAAADSSRGLTPELWIIVGKDAPRSLGVIDLKDPQAHRIPAALRAEMSSGATLAISLEPPGGSRTGAPTGPVVAAGKLAPI
- a CDS encoding sigma-70 family RNA polymerase sigma factor, whose translation is MSGTAGLVSMLDRIGAGDRNALKMLYEATSAKLFGVILRILLERGEAEDVLQEVYITVWRKAAEFDATRASPITWMVTIARNRAIDRLRARGSRPTTTLDDAAEVRDTAPGADVVIDAHNDAKRVNAALATLDPKHAAIIRSAYFEGLTYEAMSDREGVPIGTLKSWVRRGLMRMRTALEA
- a CDS encoding ABC transporter ATP-binding protein, translated to MNKIELSGVHKRFGSKIVLAGVDLEIAAGTSMVVIGGSGTGKSVLIKSILGLLKVDSGSIKVDGVEVTNLQGRALADHRAKFGMLFQGGALFDSLPVWRNVSFALPRGRGAASLRAAAIDNLAQVGLGADIADLRPSELSGGMQKRVALARAIAVRPEIIFFDEPTTGLDPIMADVINDLIVDLVRDLKITALTITHDMASARKIADRIAMLYSGRMIWNGPVAKIDASGNEYVDQFVNGRAEGPIKMQIKTA
- a CDS encoding MlaE family ABC transporter permease, whose protein sequence is MTGVPHDILGVLRAIGRFVLGGLASVGRVVMFAWEAITRALLPPYYPARLAEQMIVIGYFSLPVVGMTALFTGSALAQQIFIGGSRFNASSTVPAVTVIGIVRELGPVLGGLMVAGRVSSAMAAELGTMRVTEQIDALTTLRTDPYRYLIAPRVVAAVVVMPLLVLVSNIIGVLGGYLLATYRLNFNGAGYIRTTVSFLKTDDVVSSMVKAAVFGFIIALMGCYHGFHSNGGAAGVGKATTNAVVSAFILILMSNLIITVIVFGGG
- the alr gene encoding alanine racemase; translated protein: MDTANLRLTIDLGALADNWRHLAHASGAATCGAAVKADAYGLGAVEIVSALARAGCRDFFVASWAEVAALGAMPDGARLAVLHGVQHDELATALESAAVPVLCTPAQVAAWRSATTRPCDVMVDTGINRLGLARADLGLLDGLAIDTLHSHLACAESPADPMNARQLAAFREVVAAVPARRTSLANSSGIMLGPDYAFGLTRPGIGLYGGTAGAAPVAGLAARVVQVRDIAPGDSVGYGATWIAARPTRVAVLNIGYADGYPRAMSNIGQAFAGDVACPVIGRVSMDLVAVDVTGADVTEGGWLRVDFDLVRAAAASGRSRYELLTGLGHRYARAYQ
- a CDS encoding right-handed parallel beta-helix repeat-containing protein; translation: MSGDTIRLSGTFAGTTSLQNKTATKAITIDATKATFIGTLKFQSVNNIKVVGGRYDSTGGPTAYGRGIVVYKSSNLSFDKLTVVASGTDGETGVGLEGVTNASVTNSTFTNVGVGVGVTGSSYITLTGNKVVGATKDGYDAYNDHNVVIANNSCSGSKPQAGAHPDCVQLASTGGLPVQSDIKVIDNIATGMTQGFTSFLGSATGSLRITMTGNIINGLMSQGVACYGCVDSFITNNFLSSQPGAPHFVNLNVIGGSNNVVSGNTFGSLNTSSVLPTDYASAYFRLTGTTYKPTFADFSSIGATASIERIAATIPEPGEWALLLAGFGLVGLATRRPMARVVAA